The Neofelis nebulosa isolate mNeoNeb1 chromosome 16, mNeoNeb1.pri, whole genome shotgun sequence genome includes a window with the following:
- the LOC131498437 gene encoding zinc finger HIT domain-containing protein 3, producing MASLNSSAVVCVICLEKPKYRCPACRVPYCSVGCFRKHKEECNPETRPIERKRSAVTTKTIKPAEDKDDDDSVADFLNSDEEEDRVSLQNLKNLGESAALRSLLLNPHLRQLMVSLDQGDNKAKLMRTCMQEPLFVEFADCCLRIVEPSQDEDS from the exons ATGGCGTCGCTGAATAGTAGCGCTGTCGTCTGCGTGATTTGCTTGGAGAAACCCAAATACCGCTGCCCCGCCTGCCGTGTGCCCTA CTGCTCCGTGGGATGTTTCCGGAAGCACAAAG AGGAGTGCAACCCTGAAACTCGTCCTATTGAGAGAAAAAGATCAGCTGTTACTACAAAAACTATAAAGCCTGCAGAAGACAAAG ATGATGATGACTCTGTAGCTGATTTTCTCAATAGTGATGAGGAAGAGGACAGAGTTTCTTTGCAGAATTTAAAGAATTTAG gGGAGTCTGCAGCATTAAGAAGCCTACTGCTCAATCCACACCTTAGACAGTTGATGGTCAGCCTCGATCAGGGGGATAACAAGGCAAAACTCATGAGGACCTGCATGCAGGAACCCTTGTTTGTAGAGTTTGCTGACTGCTGTTTACGGATTGTGGAACCATCCCAGGATGAGGATTCTTAA